GTCGGACAagagtgtattttatcgcacttgccctaatgtgatatgtatttgtttattgttgcaattaacttgatatacttgtgcttgacttgtaagtgctgagcggcagtatgtaccacactcaatccgagtgggaggtgcctctcattcccgtctccgtacttttatcttgattcagtcgattggaaaTATTATCTCATCGAattcttgggaacccaaaccccactggctagttaatcgagtcgagccgacaagggtttgatcaattagataacgaaccatgggtatctagtgttgtcgagtggtgTGTTATCTTCTCGATTAATCAGTATACTAGAATATTAtcaccagtgtttagttggtgtttGGGCCCGACAAGAgagttgaatggtggacggattggtgtgaagcgaagtactactggattggttactttacttgaaggttgacggagtgtcaacgaatacttgatcaaactctgATGAAACAacggaaatttggctcctgagagtcatttgtatccttatactttgattgttattcatagtgttcttgtttcttttagaaaagaattttactctcgctcattttgagatttgctacttgaagtgttattgctcacttttatgaacttgttatgctcgctactttgctactttgatacgTGTACTTTTAAATTATGGTcgacttgctatttggaatctcactgggcttttagctcattccacgccatttatttttcttacaggggatacgagcgaggcgtgagactggtacaggctaacatagtctagtttttgaaaattttgcgattgtactcgcactagtcgcacTTATAGTGCTACCGCAAACTTatctcaagtgcaatcaagatatagacccttattctagtgctctccattatttggtactcaagtacgggaatccataataaaataattcacatctcgagttagtcggtcccaagagtaaatcacacctactagagattcctacctgacgtacatatctatccaTGATAAGGGATTTTCACTTATAACAGGCACGATTCATAACTTATGTCCaaaaagagcacttagtcctttacacttattTACATAATCAGGACCATATCACCACTTGGcacaaactcactccgcgcagagactaCGCAaaacagctctgataccatctgtgacgaccccacctcctcctagggcgtaccccagggtttagcggaccgcttgcccaactctcgtcaggactcactcactcactccaACTCAAATAGAGTACAATCTCAAtaataaaggaaataacagttacCAACTTTGAAAAGTACATGTGTATTCATTTCTATTCAAAGCATTCGTACAAACCCAAATATATCacaagatttaagttctcaatacattcaaccTTAATTAAGCGACtagtgcagggcagaattttcagtcaactttgccaattttctagatttatagacattgaatcaaactctaaattttacacTGTAAGAAGTCCTCTGAGTTTAggttcaaacgcaacaaacgaaactcaattccaacttttctatacgaagttatagttAATTTTCCAAAGTTGCGCAGAGTCTTCTGCGAAAATTcttagattttctaacaacctgagattatgaaacttttcttaacaaaattcactcccttaaCTTAAATTCAatcattaaaataatcaaaaatcaAAGATACGTGGGTTCATATAAGGATtataaagataaataaaatttcggggtctcacaaaaCTCGTCTGTCCAAGACTCGATTCGTTTGCATTCGTGGGCACAGGTACCAAACATTGAGGACAAAAACTTCTCTCTGTGACAAACGCACTACAACTTTCTGCTCTTTTAGTCTTCACCCATGGAACTTTCTTTTCCTCAGCCCTCCCTTTTGAgcacatgtttttttttttatacttctGTGACTATTTGACCACATCAAGACCCTAAACCAAGCATCTTCCTTCTAATACGTGAAAATTTCCAGACTTCTGCAGAATCAACATATCCTAGTTTTTTCTTTGCACTAAAATGTGAGTCTGCAAATCCAAAACTGTTCTGTTCAGTTTATCCTGTGAGTCTGTAGAATCTAACTTTCAGACTTGCTTCTTTTTTACCTTTTtcctctcccttttctttttgaattaATTCAGGGATGCTATGGATTGCTGGTTTACCCTGTGCTGTCCTCCGTGAAAGAGATCCCACAGATAGATGGAGAGGTATGGATATAAATCATCTTCTCTATGTGTGTTGCTTGgttctgcttttttttttttttgggaggggaGGGGGGGTGCTGAAATTTCGATCTGTTTTCTTACTTCGCTTGCATTCTGATATAGTGTAAGTTCAGTTGAGTTGATAAAGGTGTGGAGTGTAGAAGGGCCAGGAATAGATATTCAGGGGAAATAATACAGTATAGATGAATTTTTGTTATGTGGAAAATTGTTTTGTAAGGTTTCCTATTGCCTAAAGTCGTGTCATATATTCCATTGCAGGGGTTTCTTAATGCTCGGTCTCAGCATAGTAAACTGAGCGTGAAAGAGAGAGAGTAATGGAGAGCAATTGTGCTGATTCTACCATTGAACAGCTCACAAAGCTATTGAGTCGACCATGCCTGACTTTGCCTATGAAACACCAAATCCAGGATCTGCAACTGGAACTGAGATTCCTGAAAATGTTCTTTTACTGCTCCACAAAGTTCAGTGGTCCTGATGAGGATATTATGGGCGTGAAATCGGTCCAGAATAATGCTGAATCTACTTTAGAATCAGCAGGAAAGGCCCTCTATCAAGCTGGATATTTTGCAATCATTGGAATAGATGTTAAAGACTGGGACCGTTTGGCATCCGATCTGCTACAAAAAGTCTGCATGTTAAAGCCTGAAATCAGAAGACTCTGCATTCATTGGCTAGAAAGCTCATCGCAAACCAAGTCCTCCACAAGTGATGAGATCCTGGAATTCATGGATTCCATCCTCGTGAATCTTAAGGATCTTGTCAGCTTGAAAGCTGATATTGTTGTTCCTGTGAAGATACAAATCCGATCTCTTGAAAACAAGCTAAGGTTTTCCAGAAACTTTGTTGACTTCACAGCAAAGCGCTGCATTAGTCATGGCAAATTGGAAGATTTCTTGACATACATTCAAGCTTGGGCTAATAGCGCTGCCTGTATGTTACTTCGGTACTGGGTGGATTTTATGAATGAAAACATGGAACTTCATTTGAAAGCTGTGCTTTCTGCTACGCTGCTGAAGGTCATGCCTTCTACTCCAGCAGTCGCAGAGATGTATCTTGAACTCCTGAAAGCTTCAAAGTCTTTGCCAACAGATGCTCTTTTGATGGGAGAAATTGTAGCTAGCTTTATTGACTttcttcttgaaaatcttgcgCTTTCTTTGAAGGATAAGTATGCAATTCTTCGGGAAGGGCTGATATTCTTGATGATTTTTCTCTTGGATCCCCCAAAGGAATGCacaagaaaaacagaaaatgtATCTTGGACGAATGTTGATATTCTGAACAGTTTAGTGGAATCTCTGGTTTGCTCGCTCTACACTGATCCGACCGAGGATGACACTTCCAAGAGAGATGTTCTTTCAGATTTGCTGGAAAAGATTGAGAAAGTCAAGGTAGAGGTCAGAGCGCTTTATCTTGAGACCTCAAGCTCATCACAGTCTAACTTCCCCAAGATTAATGGAATGGGATTCATTGATTTCCTCACAGTGGATTTCACTGACATAGTGAAATGTGAGGCCAGTTTCATCCCCTTTGCAGAAAATAAAGTTATGACAGTCCATGAGGAGCTGTTATATTTCAGGTCCTTTCTTTGTGATATCATGAATCTGCAAAATAAGCATGAGGAGTTAAAGGCTCTCTGGACACAAATCATCAATTTGGCATACCAGGTGGAGAATGTTATCAGCTCTTTTTCTATTGTTGACATTCCTATTTGGTACAACATAATACGCTTCTCCAATATGCTAGAAGAAATCAAGCTGGTCAAGAATGAGGTGACGAAGTTGAAGCAGAAATATAACATTGGAAAGAGAATTGCTGAGACAAATTCCATGCATGGCCATCCGTCTCAagttaaaacttcaaaaatcGATGAAACTGTTGTAGGTTTCATGGATGAGGCAAAAGAGATAATTAGGTTGCTTACCGGACCATCCAGAAGGCTAGAAATTGTTGCGATTGTTGGTATGCCTGGAGTAGGTAAGACAACTCTAGCTAAGAAAGTTTATAATGATCCTTTCCTTGCATCTCGGTTCCAAATACAGGCATGGTGCTTTGTTTCTCAAGTGTATACTCCTAGAGACTTGTTACTTGCCATTTTAAAGACTGTTATTGATAGTGGCCGTGATGTTGATTTATCCAAATTGAGCGATGGAGACTTGGCTTTAAAGCTCAAACAATGCTTAAGTAAACAGAAGTACCTCGTGGTAATGGATGATATTTGGGAAATTAAAGCTTGGAATGATATAAAACTATCATTTCCAGATGATCGAACAGAAAGTAGAATAATGTTCACGAGTCAAAATCGTATTCTGGCTTCAGATGCTGGTCTAACTAGCAACACCTATCCACTCTCTCCACTGACTGAGGAGAAAAGTTGGGAGTTTTTACGAGAGAAGCTATTTCTCAAAGGTGACTGCCCTCATGAGCTATCAAGAATCGGGGAGCAGATTGTGAAACATTGTGAAGGACTGCCTCTGGCAATAAGTGTTATTGCAGGTCTACTTgcgaaggaaaagaagaatgtaAACTGGTGGAATCAAGTTGAAGGAAGTTTACATTCAAATGCTACTAGTGATGGGTACATGGGAACTCTGGAACTGAGCTTCACGCATTTATCTTATTCGTTGAAACCATGTTTCCTTTACTTTGGATCATTTCAGAAGGGCGAAGTAATTAGTGCCCAGAAGTTGACCCTGTTATGGAGTGCTGAAGGACTCATAAAGAGAACCGAGAGGGAGAGCTCTCAAATTCTGGCAAAGGGTTACTTGACGGAGCTAAGGGATCGAAGTTTAGTAATTGTTTCTGAAAGAAGCTTCGACGGAGGAATAAAAGCTTGCCGTGTTCATGATCTGCTATATGATTTTTGCGCAGGAAAAGCTAAAGATGAAAAGTTTCTACATGTGGCGGAGAAGTCAGAGGTTTCTCATAGTTCTTTGGATCCTGCAACGCATGGCTATTGCCGATTGTGCATTCATGGTGACTTGGAAGCTTTCATGAGCTCTGTACCTCCTTGTCCATGTGTATGCTCTCTTCAATTCTTTGGCACCACTAGATGGAATCAGTCATACTCTAACTTGGTTGGCTCTGACATATTTAACCGATTTAAATTTCTTAAAGTGTTGAATTTGGAGAGAGTCTGTCTGGATTGCCCTTTTCCAGAAGAAGTAATATCAATAATTCGTCTGAGGTATATAGCAATTTGGGGTTATATTACAGCTGTTCCTGCATCGCTAGCCAAACTTCGGAAGCTGGAAACACTGATCGTAAAAGGAATGgaaaaattcattcatttgCCTGATACCATCTGGAAGATGAAAAGCTTAATGCATGTTGAAGTAAGTGAAACGGCTGTTCTCTCCTTGGGTGACTATGAGGATGAGGAGTCCTGTCAATTGGGTAATATGGTGACCTTTGCTTCACTATCTCTTTCTCATGTAGGAGATACAGAGAAGCTGTTAGGGAGGTTAAGGAGAGTTCAGAAGCTGAGATGCGTACTTATGGAGTCAAAGGATTATCAAAAGACGGGTATTCAATTTCCAGCACTGTCCTCCTTAGAAGATCTTCAATCATTGCAATTGTCAATCGATGGTTCTCATGAGCAAGTGTTCTATTGTTGGTTGCGCATTCAGTTTAAGGGATTTAGCTTTCCGTCAGGGCTTAGGAAACTGACCTTGTATAAGTTGGGTCTACCATGGAGGGCAATGTCAACAATTAGGAAGCTGCGATTTCTTGAGGTACTGAAATTGCGACAGCATTCCTTTCGGGGCAAGATATGGAACATGGAAGGTGAAGAATTCAGAAAGCTCAAATTCTTAGAAGTGTCAAACTTAGATATCGTGCACTGGAAGGCCCGCACAAATCCCCTTCCCAGCCTTGAGCAACTTGTTGTGGGAGAGTGTCTTGAACTTGTGGAGATTCCTTTTCGCTTTGCAGAAATTCAAGATCTGGAGGAAATTCTGTTAAGGAGGTACAACAATGAATTGCTGAAATCAGCTCAGGAAATTGTCGAAGAAGCGATGATTGAAGACGGCAGGGAAATTCGTTTACTCAAGTTCCGTTAACAGAAGTTTCCGGACGAGGGATTGTACCTCTTCCCACTAACATGTAAGTTTAAAGTTTAAGTCCATCTTCTTTCTTCCTATCAACTATATCCGCAGCTACAGTTTCTTTTTCACTGGAAGCTCAAGTGTCATCTTCCATCTCCTTTTCCTTGTATAAATAACCAACTTGATGAAATAATAAATAGACTTCTGTTAAGATGAGAAATTTTTTAAGCAGAAATTGTTTCACAGTCATGTATAAGAACTTCTGTTCTGCTGATATAACTAGCCAAATTTTTTCGGTATTAACTTCTACAAGGACCATGTGGACGTGGTGGTGAGAAAGCCAAGAGAATAGAAAATCATGGCGCAACCTTGGTGGCTGAAGACACGAAAAGCTGGTGGAGAGGGCTCTGCTCTTGCTGCTTAAAGAAAtatttggaaaacaaaagagtGACCCAATTGGCAAATATTTGGGTAGACTCGGCTCGTTCTATGCTGATCATGTGATCCAAGTTTTGCcatattttcaattattttgTTGGTCACATGATCTTCAAGATCAGGTATATCCAAGTTTTTGTCGACCCATTTCTAGTTCCTCCTCCAATTTTAACAAATTAGCAAGTTACTATCCTGACAATGGGAACCACACTATTTCACCCCCCTTATGACCTaacaattttatcaatttgtagAGTTTTCCTTCATTAATATAGGGTTTGTTCTCGGTTGATTATAGatattgattttgaataatcAGTTTTTGTGATGTTTTCGATTATTTTTATATTCTgggtataaatttttttaatgataaaaaatgctaaaatctataatcattcaaaaagtagttgatttttttttttatatatataatcagTTTTTACaatcagattttataaaatttaaacCAACCCAGAACAAGGCCACAGTCATGTTGCTACTCATATGTGAAGAAGTAGCAATATGATCCGTACACAGGCGAGATTCTAAATACTAAAACTCGAATTCAATCCCGTTACAGTAATAACATTATTGTGGGATTATTTGATGCGGTTTGGAGAAGCTAGAATCTCCAACATGATAATGTGTTTAAATTGGATTTTGGTTGAAGTTTCTATTGGAGGTTGGAGCTGAGGTTTTTTTGCATTCCTTCATCTCATTCTGATGAACATGTTTGGCTATGCCTGATCCCACCACTTCTATGTGGTTCCGGTTGAAGAAAACAGATGTATTCATTCATGTAGTAAGATGACGTTTTTATGTTAATGACAAAAGTGTTTCTTTAAAATGTACAAATAACTTGTGATGAGAATTGAATGTCTTTTCCAGAATCCAAAAATGAGAAACAACATATTCATATGTCAATCAACAATTGGTTAAGTATGCTATACTTCCATTTTGGCTCGCTCCCGGTTTTCTTAACAATTTGCTAATTTTAGGATTTTGAGGTGTTATGGTATTCATTTTGGTCCTGCTCTTCACTTGGTGTGAAAAAAATTAcatgtaaaaataaaataaaatcttgGAGGAGAATTTTGATAAAAACTACCCCTTTTATAGAGGTAGAATGAAAAAACCAATCCCAAATATCTCCTAACAAAtctcaacccaaaaaaaaagaaaagaaaaaaaaacttgttaACAACTCAACATAATGCTCTACTAATAAATCTCCAAAACAATCTTTACAAAATTCTAGAAATTCTAAcaaattgaaaataactaaaTACTAAAAATGTGGAAAACCCCTGGGTTTATACAACAACTATTCCATTTATTCTAGTGCTACAAAATCTAGAAAAATCTGCAAAGAAGTTGCATATTTTGACACTTCTTCTTGCTACTTTTACTGCAGATTCCTTATTGTCTTTGGCTGGCAACTTTTCTTTCCTGAATATGTTTTCTTGGTATAACTTGCAACTATCACCTTTAAAGCCATGAATGAAGAGTAAGGGTACCCAATCGAATTAGTGCAACAAAAAAATACATGAAGCTTTTAGCAGATGAACAAAAGTCTACTTCCATTACCACAATCTGGAAATGCTCTTTGTAGCTTTTGCCATGCGCTGATGCACCAGCCCTCTATAACAATGAGGTATCTTCTTTCCATGAAATAGTAATACAAGCTTTCCTCCATGTCATACAACCTTGTGAATGTATAATTTGGGATGGACACATCAGTATGACCTGAAATAAAAATCAAGGCCCTTCGGTGGTCGTATTCTTGCTCGACATGATACCATATACGAGAATCGAAAAAATTGACAATTGAAGGATCATTGTATACTTTCTCTGCAAGAGCTTTCTTACCAAGCCCAGGCATCCCTACTATGGCAATGATATCCCTCATCTTTGTCCCTCCTGTCAGTTGATGAATTATCATTAAAGCCTCATACTTCAGACCAGCCACATTAGCATCTGATGGTGGCAAGTGGGAAGACTTGGCAAAACTATGATCTTCTATGTCAATCTCATTGTCTTCACAAAGCTCCATGATCTTTCTCTTAATCACGTTGATCTCTTCCATGGAAATTGAGATCCACAGCATAAAGTACCAAAACAAGTCATCTCCCACAAAAGAATCGATGACATATTCTGTCTTGTAAGCAACGTCTGTAATACAGTCCCAAAGATCCTTCAGTTCCACATGATCAATATGTTGCTTTAAGTTTTCCATCAGAAATGATTTCACCAGTTCCAACTCTGCATACATGATCTCAATGTGATGCTCCACACTAGCAACTGAAATTGCTTTTCCATTCAACAGCTTCCTCATATTCTCTGACAGGGAACTCAACTAATATATACTGATACAGCTACCATGGGATAGCTAGATTGCAGTGAAGGCAGAACTTGAATATAAACACGTTTGATCTCTCCTTTAAAAAGCACAATCTTTTCTAGCAACTCAAAAATCAAAGGGTTCACTTCCAAGGCTATGCCCTCTTTGGTCCAGTTGTCATACATCTGAAGAATTAGGGATGCTACCTGATTGGCTAACAAACTACTTCTTCTGAAAATTAGTTCCCCATATTCCTTGTTTTTCTTTGGAGGATCCATGAGAAAAGTTCTGAGAAATCTAAGCTCCCTTTGAAGGTTTTCAACTTTATCCTTCATATTACCCGTCAAACCATTCTTGTCATTTGGTAATTCTACGAAAATAATCTCTGCCTTTATGAACTTAATCTTCTGAACCAACCAGGAAAGTGAAAGTTTCAATTCACAAATTATGTCTTCTGTCGGTTCATAGACATGAAGCAAGGGAtcaacaaaagaggatatatcGCTGGCCACAGCTTTTATGTGTTTTAGGAGCAATAGCCAGTCCTCTACCTTAGCTTTCAAGTCTATTGTGTCCATGAGAAATGATGTCAAGAAACTCAACCCCTCAAGAAGGCTTTCTACTTCATCCTTCACCAGAGACACCAGGTTAACTTTATGGTTTTGTTGCAACTCAGTCAAATACCACTCTGCCTTAATAAGCTCAATCTTTGGCAACAATATATATACTGCAAGATTCATTTTTGTCACAGTCTCATCTGCCAATTTGTTCTCGTGAACTGAGCAAAGAAGAGTCCTTACCTCATTTGTCACAATTTCAACATGAGTTgatatttgaatttttcttgtCTCCTTGGTCACCTTTGTTCCAAGGGATTTCAGCTCATCAAGAAGGGTTCTAATGGTGTCCTTCATAGATACCACCAAGTTGTCTTCAGAGCACGGTGGCGACAACAAAAACGCCTCTGGCTC
The genomic region above belongs to Coffea eugenioides isolate CCC68of unplaced genomic scaffold, Ceug_1.0 ScVebR1_905;HRSCAF=1662, whole genome shotgun sequence and contains:
- the LOC113759085 gene encoding putative late blight resistance protein homolog R1A-3, giving the protein MESNCADSTIEQLTKLLSRPCLTLPMKHQIQDLQLELRFLKMFFYCSTKFSGPDEDIMGVKSVQNNAESTLESAGKALYQAGYFAIIGIDVKDWDRLASDLLQKVCMLKPEIRRLCIHWLESSSQTKSSTSDEILEFMDSILVNLKDLVSLKADIVVPVKIQIRSLENKLRFSRNFVDFTAKRCISHGKLEDFLTYIQAWANSAACMLLRYWVDFMNENMELHLKAVLSATLLKVMPSTPAVAEMYLELLKASKSLPTDALLMGEIVASFIDFLLENLALSLKDKYAILREGLIFLMIFLLDPPKECTRKTENVSWTNVDILNSLVESLVCSLYTDPTEDDTSKRDVLSDLLEKIEKVKVEVRALYLETSSSSQSNFPKINGMGFIDFLTVDFTDIVKCEASFIPFAENKVMTVHEELLYFRSFLCDIMNLQNKHEELKALWTQIINLAYQVENVISSFSIVDIPIWYNIIRFSNMLEEIKLVKNEVTKLKQKYNIGKRIAETNSMHGHPSQVKTSKIDETVVGFMDEAKEIIRLLTGPSRRLEIVAIVGMPGVGKTTLAKKVYNDPFLASRFQIQAWCFVSQVYTPRDLLLAILKTVIDSGRDVDLSKLSDGDLALKLKQCLSKQKYLVVMDDIWEIKAWNDIKLSFPDDRTESRIMFTSQNRILASDAGLTSNTYPLSPLTEEKSWEFLREKLFLKGDCPHELSRIGEQIVKHCEGLPLAISVIAGLLAKEKKNVNWWNQVEGSLHSNATSDGYMGTLELSFTHLSYSLKPCFLYFGSFQKGEVISAQKLTLLWSAEGLIKRTERESSQILAKGYLTELRDRSLVIVSERSFDGGIKACRVHDLLYDFCAGKAKDEKFLHVAEKSEVSHSSLDPATHGYCRLCIHGDLEAFMSSVPPCPCVCSLQFFGTTRWNQSYSNLVGSDIFNRFKFLKVLNLERVCLDCPFPEEVISIIRLRYIAIWGYITAVPASLAKLRKLETLIVKGMEKFIHLPDTIWKMKSLMHVEVSETAVLSLGDYEDEESCQLGNMVTFASLSLSHVGDTEKLLGRLRRVQKLRCVLMESKDYQKTGIQFPALSSLEDLQSLQLSIDGSHEQVFYCWLRIQFKGFSFPSGLRKLTLYKLGLPWRAMSTIRKLRFLEVLKLRQHSFRGKIWNMEGEEFRKLKFLEVSNLDIVHWKARTNPLPSLEQLVVGECLELVEIPFRFAEIQDLEEILLRRYNNELLKSAQEIVEEAMIEDGREIRLLKFR